From a single Paenibacillus phoenicis genomic region:
- a CDS encoding CotH kinase family protein has product MTDNIKENVKIRYRGGHTRYYDKKSYELRIGHRSIHYNVEWDDPTMMRNALSFWFFEKIGVPSPRTRHVYLVVNGVNQGLYLEIEGVDRSFFTKRKVKTSSLLYAINNNANFRLIGEGGKRKRNLASGYELVIGTSQEMARISRFVERLNTLKGKRLLAYLKKHLDVPEYLRWLGGAVCTGNFDGFTQNYAIFRKKGSLKYQMSPWDYEGTWGRNSYGKLSNIDNVRIKGYNGLTQKLLSFPSVRRQYRNTLKEILERHFTVNQLAPTINSLHSSLMPALMADSTRKYSTDILLSDRQVILDYIAKRREYLLRELEK; this is encoded by the coding sequence GATAACATCAAAGAAAACGTCAAAATCCGTTACCGGGGCGGACACACCCGTTATTACGACAAAAAATCATACGAACTTCGCATAGGTCACAGGAGCATCCATTACAACGTGGAGTGGGATGATCCTACCATGATGAGAAACGCGCTATCTTTTTGGTTTTTTGAAAAAATTGGAGTTCCGAGTCCAAGAACGAGACATGTTTACCTTGTTGTAAATGGAGTGAATCAGGGGCTGTATCTTGAGATTGAAGGGGTAGATCGGTCGTTTTTTACCAAAAGGAAAGTGAAAACGAGTTCGTTGTTATATGCCATCAATAACAATGCCAACTTTCGTCTGATTGGGGAGGGGGGAAAACGCAAGCGCAACCTTGCTTCCGGCTACGAGCTGGTGATTGGCACCTCTCAGGAGATGGCACGAATCTCGCGGTTTGTGGAACGGCTCAATACGCTCAAGGGGAAACGCCTTCTGGCCTATTTGAAGAAGCATTTAGATGTTCCGGAGTATTTACGTTGGTTAGGCGGGGCGGTGTGCACCGGGAACTTTGACGGCTTTACTCAAAACTATGCGATCTTCCGCAAAAAGGGCAGCTTGAAATATCAAATGAGCCCTTGGGATTACGAGGGAACCTGGGGGAGAAACAGTTACGGGAAGCTCAGCAACATCGACAACGTCCGGATCAAAGGGTATAACGGGCTGACCCAAAAGCTGCTCTCCTTCCCCTCAGTCCGGAGGCAGTATCGCAATACGCTGAAGGAGATTCTAGAGCGTCATTTTACGGTGAACCAGCTGGCTCCAACCATTAACTCACTTCACTCCTCGTTGATGCCAGCGCTTATGGCGGATTCCACGCGTAAATACTCCACCGATATCCTC